In Candidatus Saccharibacteria bacterium oral taxon 488, a single window of DNA contains:
- a CDS encoding UDP-N-acetylmuramoyl-L-alanyl-D-glutamate--2,6-diaminopimelate ligase — MKAILVKFVRKVLPGGMLRRLENGYRRLRVKLVSARYGNPSKHLRVIAVTGTNGKTTTSCYINEILKEAHFTTAMFTTAVIEVAGERKLNDLNATVASTARMQRFFRDAKRANADYIVLEVTSHALDQHKLDGVPIEAAVMTNLTQDHLDYHKTMEEYAAAKGKLFQLRPRFIVLNRDDEWYDYFNQFVASEQKMTYGRSVEAEAKITHVKLYRKGTEADVVLDHQTHLELATNLPGEFNVMNMTAATTLAYLLGVKLEDIQEGVANVEAVPGRFERAVEGLGYDVIVDYAHTPDALEKLLAAARGITKQRVILVFGACGDRDQGKRPIMGEIAARGADRIFLTDEESYNEDPEQIRRMLMEGIERGRGDAKTTEIADRHQAIERALGCAKKGDMVLITGMGHEQYRIVNGQRLPWNDSQVVREIVGRERVA; from the coding sequence GCGCGGTATGGTAATCCGTCAAAGCACCTCAGGGTAATCGCGGTGACGGGGACGAATGGCAAGACGACGACATCGTGCTATATTAATGAGATTTTGAAAGAGGCTCATTTCACGACCGCAATGTTTACCACAGCGGTGATCGAGGTGGCGGGTGAGCGAAAACTCAACGACCTCAATGCCACGGTGGCGAGTACGGCGCGGATGCAGCGGTTTTTCCGCGATGCCAAGCGGGCGAACGCTGACTACATAGTGCTGGAGGTGACGAGTCATGCGCTGGATCAGCATAAGCTGGACGGTGTACCGATCGAGGCGGCGGTGATGACGAATTTGACACAGGATCACCTCGACTATCACAAGACGATGGAAGAGTACGCGGCGGCCAAGGGCAAGCTGTTTCAGCTGCGGCCGCGGTTTATCGTGCTCAACCGCGATGACGAGTGGTATGATTATTTCAATCAGTTTGTCGCCAGCGAGCAAAAGATGACGTATGGCCGAAGCGTGGAGGCTGAGGCAAAGATTACCCACGTCAAGTTGTACCGCAAGGGCACCGAGGCCGACGTAGTGCTGGATCATCAGACACACTTGGAGTTGGCGACAAATCTGCCGGGCGAGTTCAACGTGATGAATATGACGGCCGCGACGACGCTGGCGTATCTCTTGGGTGTCAAGCTGGAGGATATCCAGGAGGGCGTAGCGAATGTCGAGGCCGTGCCGGGGCGGTTTGAGCGAGCGGTCGAGGGGCTGGGCTATGACGTGATCGTTGATTATGCTCATACGCCGGATGCGCTGGAAAAACTGCTGGCGGCGGCCCGCGGCATCACCAAGCAGCGGGTGATCTTGGTGTTCGGGGCGTGTGGCGATCGTGATCAGGGCAAGCGACCGATTATGGGCGAGATCGCGGCGCGTGGGGCGGATCGGATTTTCCTGACTGATGAGGAGAGCTATAACGAAGATCCAGAACAAATCCGGCGGATGTTGATGGAGGGAATTGAGCGCGGTCGCGGTGACGCAAAAACGACGGAAATTGCCGATCGGCATCAGGCGATTGAGCGAGCGCTTGGCTGCGCCAAGAAGGGCGATATGGTGCTGATCACCGGTATGGGTCACGAGCAGTATCGGATCGTCAATGGTCAGCGGCTGCCGTGGAATGATAGCCAGGTGGTGCGCGAGATCGTTGGTCGGGAACGGGTGGCGTGA